A segment of the Malaclemys terrapin pileata isolate rMalTer1 chromosome 1, rMalTer1.hap1, whole genome shotgun sequence genome:
ACCAGCAGCGCTATCTTGGCCACCATACTGGTTTTCAAGATGGCTGCATGCCGGAGGGGGTtgcagatggccacgtagcggTCTAACGCCATGGCCACCAGGATGCCCGACTCCACCAGCGAGGAAGCATGGACgaagaacatctgggtgaggcaggcgtGGAACTCAATCTCCCTGTCTCCGAGCCAGAAGACACTCAGCATTTTGGGCAGGGTGGACGTGGACAGGACCAGGTCGGTGATGGTCAGCATggccaggaagaagtacatgggttCATGCAGGCTGGGGTCCGTCCTTATAACAATCAGAACAATGCCGTTCCCCAGCAAGGCCACGATATACATGGAGCACAGAGGGATCCCAACCAAGTGCTGTGTGGATTCAAGCCCCGGTATGCCGACCAGGAGGAACGTGGGAGGTCTGAGGCTGCTGTTGTTCATGGGTGACATGATctgctgagggccacatctgactCGCGCAGAACAGCTCCGGAGACCTGCAAGTGATTAATAGAGTGTGTGACGGCCTTGTGCGTGCAAAGAATGGCTAGTCAGCTGGCTGGCTGTGAGCCAGGGTAGTTCTACGGCTGATCTCCATGACAGTTCTCGGGGCCTGGGGCTGTGAGTCACCTCGTCACCCCTGGCCTCCAGTGTGAAGGAGtcttgtctctgtctgtctgcggTCAGCTCCCTGGCCCCACCAGCCTTCAGCCACTCACGCCCTCTCCTCCAGGCCAGCCCAGGCCTCTCTCTGCCTGGCAGAGTAACTGGTACCCCCATTCCTTTCACTCTGTCCCCTGTAATATCCAGCCCCCGACACTGGCTACTCAAAGACATCCCATATCCTCGGCCCCAGCCGGGAGGGGAACCACCGGCCTGTCCTGGCGATTTTTGTTTCGGTTTGTTTTCAAGGCCAGCCCCAAGCGCTCCACCCCCAAAGCAGCTCTGCCCCTTGGAGAGCTGCGGGCTCCGCACCCGCCAGGACAGTGTGTCACTAGGGCGGTGCGGGGGCGTCTCTGAATCACCGCACACCAGCCATTGTCCGAGGCAGGACGAGGACCTGGGCACATCACTGCGTCAGGGACTGTAAGGCATGAAGGGGCTGTTGTGATTGTGATTGTCCTGGGGCTCGTCTTCCTCCTCAGaaatgttcccagctctgggaaggtgaCCAATGCGGAGCTTCCACCATATTctccctgtacacacacacacacaggtacagcacacaaacacacacatacagacacacacatacagcacacacgcacacacgcagacatatgcatgtgcatacacaatacacccacacccacacacacgcccagcacacacacacatacacacacacagacatatgcatgtgcatacacaatacaccaacacacacacacacatacagtacacacacacacacacacacacacacacagacatatgcatgtgcatacacaacacacaaaaacacatacagcgcacacacacagcacacacacagccTTTTCACCCACCCACACAACACCACACAGgcgcacacatatacacacacacatacattacatacacacacacgtacagcacatacacacacacgtctGTGAGCATacacaacaaacaaacacacacgcaccatgcacacacaaagtgtatgctctcacacacacaccacagcatGCACATacaccacacagacacacagacacacacatgcacagcacacacagcatgtgcacacacagaacCCACACACAGCATTTGCACCCTCAAACACAAGATGgcatgcacacacccacacacatgaACAGCACACACATCATgtgcacacacaacacacacacacagcatgcagAAACACCCACACAGTATGTGGGCATGCACACATGGGTGTGCACACATACAccgcacatgcgcacacacatatGCGCAGCGCACACATCATGTGACCAGGCACACACAAAGACACATACATGCATGTGCAGACACAAGCACAGAGCCCAGGAGGGAGGCAGGTAACTGTTTGAAGTTGTCAGACTATTCACTTGCTTATCTGggctaaattttgaaacaaatgttCTTCCTAAACCCTATAGACGCTTCCCTGTGCCGTGCAAGCCAAACCTGTTTCAGTGACTCCTGCTCCCCGGGGACACACAAGCCCCTTTCAGCGGGCTCCGTCCCTCTGCTCAGTAAGACAGGCGTGAATAATGGCACCAAGTCCCCCCCAGCTCCCGCAGAACAGTCCTCTCAGTGGACGGCTCCGAACACAGGCTGGGAACGGACGCGTCTGCCAGGCTTGCTACAATGGGGATGGTTATAAATCAATGTCAGCAAATCCCAGCAGAATCTCCACATGCGCCTTGAGTCTCCAGGGACTACAGTGTTTTCTGAAAGCAAAATGTGTCTTTAAAGACTGAAGGGCTAAGAAGAAATTAACACTCTTGTTCCCCTTGGGGGTGTGAAATGCCTCTGCTTAGCTATCTGGCAGCAGGACCTCCCGCCACGCTGtcatctgcagagctggggctgtcaCCTCTATGTCTGGCAGCAGTGACATTGGCCCTGCCGTAATTCTGCAGGCAGTGGCCATCGAGCCTTGCACTAGAAACCCTCTGCTGAAAAGTGAATAATAAGTCAGTGGATTTCTGCAGGACCAGACAACTTGAGCCCAAGAGTACTAAAGGAGTTGGCCAAGAAGCTCTCTGAgatatttttaacaaatcttggagCACTGTGGAAgtttcagaggactggaaaaaagcCAGTGCTGTGCCAATGTTTTAGAAAGATAAACAAGATACACAGATAACTTTAGGCCAGACCCCAATCCAGGAAAAAAACCATGGTAAAGGTGATAGGGGATGCAATCAGTAAAGCTTTGAAGGATGGCATAATCAACGCCGAGCAGCATGGCTTCATGGGAAATAGGGCTTGCCATACAAACTAGCTGTAGTTTTGTgatgagatcacaagtttggttgGTAAGAAAAACTGTATTGACATCCCAGACTGAGGCGAGCTttgagcagcacagctgtactgatgcagtgACACCCCAGATAGGTGGCAGCCAGCATGGCCAGGAAGATGCCCATGGGCCCCTGGACGCGGTGCTGGCTTTGGATGATGACCAGAAGGATGCCGCTTCCCAGCAGAGCAGAACGGAAGGGCGATCCAGGAGAGCACGGCCTCCAGGCCAGGGATCCCGAGGAGAGTGAATGtcgaggggctggaggaggtgtCATTGGGGGCTGGCGTGGCACTCTGCAGGTCCCCCGGTCACGCTGCAGAAAGGCTTTGTCGCTCCCTGCAAAATGCAGTCACAGTATTTGGTCTCTAGGAGTCACACACTAAACGCTTCGTGGTGACTCTAGGGCCCAGAGTCTAGACCTGCGACTCCCTGCCTAGCTAGCAGGTTAGCTCTGGTGGTAGCCGCTGGTGCTTTTGGTACCAAAGGACCTGGGTTCAGCATGGTGGCTCTGTGTCTGTGGCATTGGCTGGCTACACAGGACTTGATACAAGCTGAGTAAGGCCTGTAACTTGTGGCTCTGTGGCTTTAACACCAGTAGGAGAGCCCTGCAGGTGGAAGTCCTCCAGCCAATGAGAGTGAAGGCACAATTCCCCAATACGCTGCTCCCTGCCTCACCCTGCTATGGACGACCCCGTCTGGACCTGGGCtcttcagtccttggcctctgtgACATTGTGGCAAAGGGTTCACTCTTCTTTATGGgcaactcctgtctcagacctgacaaactcgcTACACCTAATATCCCCCTTTGCTGGTATTTCTCCATAAAGGGCagcatgtgaggtctctgctgAAAGCTGGTAACTTACTGAGACTCACCATCCCTATGAGATGTGCGCAGGGCCAATAGTTCAGGGCTAGTGTAACTGTGTGGAGAATTATGGCCTGATGGCCTTGGAGTGAAAGTGAGCCACGTTGCGAGAGCCTGATGGAAACCATTACAAACAAACTATAATCATCGAAGCCATGTTGTGGGAGATCAGGCATGTTACCGCAGACAGAGGCTGGCCCCGTCTGTGAACAAAGACAAAAGTCTGATTCAGTCTGTCACAGGGTGGAGGGAGACACCGAGGAGGAAGGTGGCGGAGCCGGGGTGCTGGGTGAAAGCCTGAGGCCCGGCTCCTTGGGGCCAGCAAACACTTCAGGAGACCGACCTTCGGAGTGAGCCAAGTGATCAGTGAGAAAAGGGAGCTATTCACAGGCCTTGGCCCTAGGTGGCATTTTCTGACTGTGTTTGGTACGTACCCATTTGCTCCCACCACTCACGCTTGTTTCTATTTGACTCTCTTCCTTCaattcatttccttttgttttcctgCTACAGAAGCGATGGGCTAAGGGAAAACTGGTCAACTGGGGTCTCACCGCTCCAGAGGGTCTGGGATTTCTTTGGGGAGCCAGAGGTCGAGGGCTGGATACCACAAGGGAATGTGCATCTACAGGCAACCGGCCTGGCTGGCCCAGCTCGGAGGAGAGGGCTCAGAGGCTGGTAGGGAGCTAACAGCCAGCTGgcacacacacaactccctcacccagagcagtgcttctcaacctgtttagcattgtgggccacatatgcggcccacaatgtgttaagtgggctgcaggttgagaaccgcaGTGCCACCCACCCTGAAACCGCTCACAGTCCCCTATGCCCAGCGCCCCCATCCAGAGCGGGGCCAGCACTGGAATCCTGGGTGTGGCCTGGGCAGTGGGACTACACCATcgctgctgcactgggcagggcagcagcgggGACCCGGACCCCGAACCTGCACCAGCGGGAACTTGGACCCCACACCTGCCACCATGCGGGGCCGGGCAGCAGCAGGGACCCGGACCCCGAACCCACAGCAGCAGGGACCCACCACCGTGCAGGGACCTGGAATCTGAACCCACCGcgcggggccaggcagcagtGGGGATCCAGACCCCAAGTCCCCCACCATGGCCACCACCGCGCAGGGCTGGTCAGCAGCGGGGATCCGGACCCTGCACCTGCCACCATGCGGGACGGGCAGCAGCGAGGACCTGAAcctgccgccgccaccaccaccaccatgcgGGGACCTGGACCCTGAACCCACCATCTAACCCCTCTCAGAAATGCGGGCAGCCTCCTCTCCTGGACAACAATCCGGTACTTCGCCTTGCTGAGCTCAGCCAGGTCCGGGAGAAGGATGTGACTGTGCCCAGCGTAGGAAACAACACCCCCAGCCcgattcctggctctgctctggggagcagccagcccctctctgcacccagccccccactcccccagccaggATGTGGTGCAAGTTCTTCGGTGCCTGTGCAAGTCCTACCAGGGACCACCCCCTCGCTGGAGTGGTGTACAGACACAGAGACACCTAGTGGCTGAATCATATACTGCACGTGACCGTAATTACAGGGGCTAGTGTTGAACAAATGCTATATAGGTAGTTTCCATCTCTTGTTTATTTGTTAACCATAAAAGTCCATATAGAAAATGTAACCAGCGGCCCAGGAAGGCCTTGTGGATGCGGAGCACCTGTGGAAATCAGGATGCTTTGGGTTCCTAAACGTGCATGGATGTGCACctagcccaggatcctggctctgacagtggctggttaGGTTAAAAACATGAATTTATATTCTTACTGTGTTACCTACTTTGCAGATGGAGAGAGCCCATCCAGACTCCTGGTTTCTCTctgagctctggggcagggagtggggtctagaaCATTAAAGCGAGGGGCAGAGACATTTGGGATCTATATCAGAACATCTGAACGGGCAAACTGGGTAGCTGCAgttacatagattcatagattctaggactggaagtagggtgaccagacagcaaatgtgaaaaatcgggacagtggattggggggtaataggagcctatataagaaaataccccaaaatcgggactgaccctataaaatcgggacatctggtcaccctaactggaagggtcctcgagaggtcatcgaatccagtcccctgccctcgtgGCACGACCcaatactatctagaccatccctgatagacatttatctaatctactcataaatatctccagagatggagattccacaacctccctaggcaatttattccagtgtttaaccaccctgatagttaggaactttttcctaatgtccaaactagacctcccttgctgcagtttaagcccattgcttcttgttctatccttagaggctaagatgaacaagttttctccctcctccttatgacacccttttagatacctgaaaactgctatcatgtcccctctcagtcttctcttttccaaactaaacaaacccaattctttcagccttccttcataggtcatgttctcaagacctttaatcattcttgttgctcttctctggaccctctccaaattctccacatctttcttgaaatgcaatgcccagaactggacacaatactccagttgaggccaaccagcgcagagtagagcagaagaatgacttctcgtgtcttgctcacaacacacctgttaatgcatcccagaatcatgtttgcctttttgcaacagcatcacaccgttgactcatatttagcttgtggtccactataacccctagatccctttctgccgtactccttcctagacagtctcttcccattctgtatgtgtgaaactgattgttccttcctaagtggagcactttgcatttgtctgtgttaaacttcatcctgtttaactcagaccatttctccaatttgtccagatcattttgaattatgaccctgtcctccaaagcagttgcaatccctcccattgGAGGCAgttcgtatcatctgcaaacttaataagcatactttctatgccaatgtctaagtcgttgatgaagatattgaacagagccggtcctaaaacagacccctgcagaaccccatgAAAGCTTTCacaagccactcatgaaccaacaatagagaggctccagctacttccccccagctccccagaacTGTACCTTCTTACCCTGGTAAGAGCCTAACCAGTGTTAGTTTATTATCCAGTCCACCCTTCTCCCCGTGCGGGGAGAACATTGCATCAGCCCCagttcctgagcagatttcctttttgcatttcaaacaacGCACTGTAttaacaaaaacaacgaggagtccggtggcaccttaaagacaaacagatttatttgggcataagctttcgtgggtaaaatacccacttcttcagatgcgtggagtgaaaATGACCGATGCAGCCTGGACAGTTGTCTCACAGCTGGAGCTctatccccctcccttcctgaggTGCTGTTGCATCCAGCTGCAGAGTTACTGGAACCCTCATCCACCTCCACAGAGTTTCTAAGATTCCATCACCTTCTTTGGGCTCCCTTCTGGGACACACCTCCCTATGCTCCCTAGAGCGGGATCTATCCCTGGTTCATGTGTGCCAGGCTTGCAGCTCACAGCTGATACAGCCTTCTCCCTGCCAGGCAATATGCTCCCCTCCATTTCAGAGGGAACACCGCCttcagctgcagggcaggagccagTCTCAACCACAAATACAGCTACCAAAATGGAGCTCAGTGTCATGTGGtttagtcacatgcccttgcatgtgATTCATAGCAGCCATTATCGATAGGCGGACTGAAGCGTTCCCAGGAAGGTTCACCAGGTGGGGGATGAGCTTCTCCTCAGGCCTATTGTTTCCCTTAATGGTCCattaccctgaataggcccttcacaaCCAGCTGTCTAGACTGGAAGCATCCTGCCTTCTAGGTGTCACTCTAGTGCagccacatttgaaatacagatacatagtccaTATTCATAACTCTTgatacaaaaatgagacatgTGTACAAAGAGGATAATCATAtacagcaaatcataacttttccaatgaaaCCTCACATGACATATTTTCTACAAGATACATcgtaattatgtcataatcacaTCATAATCATACCACTATAATGAACATGTAGTGCAGAGTGGCATACCCATATCTAGGTAAACACAGTACAACACCTGCAAGCCATTTCCTGCCTCAGTGTCCTCACCACCCTGGAGCATAATTTGGGATTTGATCAaagcccttgatggtgtgactgatgtggttgggtccttctctgtccccatatctactctagcgacaccatcagaggacccatccacatcagccacaccatcaggggctcgttcacctgcacatctaccaatgtgatatatgccatcatgtgccagcaatgcccctctgccatgtacattggccaaaccggacagtccctccgcaaaagaagaaatggacacaaattggacatcaggaatggtaacatacaaaagccagtaggtgaacacttcaatctccctggacattctataacagatttaaaagtcactgtcattgaacaaaaaaacttcagaaacagacttcaaagacaaacagcagaacaaaaattcatttgcaaattcaacaccattaatctgggcttgaataggggctgggagtggctggctcattacagaagcagctttgcctctcctggaattgacacctcctcatctattattgggagtggactacatccaccctgattgaattggccctgtcaacactggtcctccacttgcaaagtaactccctgctctccatgtgtcagtatataatgcctgcatctgtaactttcactctatgcatctgaagaagttggATTTTTTACCCATggaagtttatgcccaaataaatctgcttgtCTTTAAGCTGCCACTGGActctgttgtttttgtggatacagactaacacagctactccgatacttaaatagccactggaatcatggttaaaatTGATACACAACCCctcccaaaatctgaaagggCTCCCTTGTGGCTGGGGAGGCAGAGCCAGGTGGAGATGATccagcaagtgacagagggaggggacgAGAAGAGCGAGCGACGGGGAGGAGCCTTGGGGAGAAGAAGCAGAGCAGTGGTGGAGCCTTAGCGGAAGAGGTGAGGcacggggcagggcctcagggtccAGATATCAGCAATTACAAAGATAACAACCCTATGAGTTCATGAGTTGTACACAGACCAATTCCCCAGTACACTCAGGTCAGGAAAGGGTTTAGTGTCGCTTTGACTATCCAGTCAGGGATTCAGGGAAGAGGGTCCGgcaccatgtcaccagccagTTCTGTGTGGAGCTCAGTCTGAGAACAAGAGCACCAGGGGAAAACTTTAGGTCTCTTTACTCATAAAGAGACGGAGCAGCCTGTCTCgtatctgtttggtcctcaccccgtagatgatggggtttagcatggggggcagcaggaggtacaCGTTGGCTGTGAGAATGTGAAAATGCTGGGGTATACTGTGGCCAAACCATTgcgtgaggaaggagaagagagctgGGGTGTAAAAGGCTAAgatggcacagaggtgggagccgcaggtcccaaaagtcttgaaCCGGGCGTCCTTTGTGGGGAGAttgaagatggccctgaggatctgggtatAGGACATGGTGATACAAAATACATCCAGACCAATCCCAGAGAATACCAAAAAGAGGCCATAGTAAATACTGATGCTGATGTCAgcgcaggccagcttcaccacggCCATGTGGTCACAGTATGTGTGGGGGAcgatgttggttctgcaatatgtcCACTGCCTCGCCAGGAAGAGAAAGGGCAGTGCGAGCATGCTGCCGTGCAGCACCACAACCAGCCCAATCCTGGCCACCACGGGatttgtcaggatggtggaatgtctcagggggtcacagatggccacgtagcgatcCAAAGCCATGGCCAAGAAAAACCCAGACTCCATCACTGTGAAGCAGTGAATGAAGTAagtctgggtgaggcaggcactgaaatcgatctccctggaattgaaccagaagatgctcagcattttgggcaggATGGATGTAGACAGGACCAGGTCGGtgatggccagcatgcagagga
Coding sequences within it:
- the LOC128833067 gene encoding olfactory receptor 52E4-like; this encodes MSDSNTTDFTNPSTFILLGIPGLEAAHVWISIPFCTMYTIAVLGNFTILFIVKRELSLHGPMYYFLCMLAITDLVLSTSILPKMLSIFWFNSREIDFSACLTQTYFIHCFTVMESGFFLAMALDRYVAICDPLRHSTILTNPVVARIGLVVVLHGSMLALPFLFLARQWTYCRTNIVPHTYCDHMAVVKLACADISISIYYGLFLVFSGIGLDVFCITMSYTQILRAIFNLPTKDARFKTFGTCGSHLCAILAFYTPALFSFLTQWFGHSIPQHFHILTANVYLLLPPMLNPIIYGVRTKQIRDRLLRLFMSKET